The DNA sequence GCAGGGCCTAGGCATCACTAGATTCGAGAACACCATCGCCCCGGAGGTGGACTTCAACTACTTCCTGGCTTACTACAGCCTGCCGGGCCGAAGCCCTGCTCCAGCACCTAGCGGCCCGCCCCACCCCTAGAGCGGTTCTTCGGTGTACTCGGCCTCTACCCAGAAGAACCGGCCGTTCTTCATTCCACCGATCTCGCGGATATCCGGGTGGTAGTAGATCTCCCACGGCTGCACCGTCGGCCTGGGTCTGGGCTGGATGTCGATGCCCACGTCCAGGTAGGCCCCCCATACGAGCTCCGTACAGTACCAGTACTTCTGATCGAGGTCAGGGGATTTGGTGTATAGGAGACCGAGCCACTTGAACCTCTTCCCCACCTGTGGAACGGCGTTAGCCGCTGCCTGGGCGGCCTGTTCGTCGGTGGCCGTCATCACGCGGAGCACACTGAACCCGTAGTACTCCGTCACCCATTCATTTACGTCCCGGAGAACCACGCCTTCCCGAAAACCCAGTGCCTCCACGGTCTTGCCGTCTCCCACATAGATGCCGACGTGACCATGTTCATAGAGCACGATAGCCCTGAACACACCCCGGTTTGGCGTACGCCCCTCGCGCGATGGAAACGCAGAGTCCCACGTGAACATGATGTCACCCGGCCTCAGACGGTCCCACCAATCCCCGCCGCCCGGAGAAACGAGGGGCTGGCCCACTTTCGGGTCCGCGTGGGTAGGTCCCCAGGCTCCCGCAGATGCTCCGGCTGCCCCGGGTGACATAGCGCTCACAACAGTCACCAGTGTTGCCGCGAGGATGGCGATGGACAACCGCCTTGAACCCCATACCCGCCTGGGTCGGTGTCTCACGTCACATCTCCTCTCTGCCGTGGCAGGCCTCGGCAATCGCGCAGGTCAGCCCGGATCCAGACCCAATCACCATCGCACGGCAGCCGGGAATCCGTCCGTCTCGTCCTCTTGAAGCAAGCCGCCACTTCGAGTTTGGAGCGAACGACCCCAGCCCGCGCACTTCCGAGCCGCTCCAGATGCGAGCATC is a window from the Bacillota bacterium genome containing:
- a CDS encoding YiiX/YebB-like N1pC/P60 family cysteine hydrolase; its protein translation is MRHRPRRVWGSRRLSIAILAATLVTVVSAMSPGAAGASAGAWGPTHADPKVGQPLVSPGGGDWWDRLRPGDIMFTWDSAFPSREGRTPNRGVFRAIVLYEHGHVGIYVGDGKTVEALGFREGVVLRDVNEWVTEYYGFSVLRVMTATDEQAAQAAANAVPQVGKRFKWLGLLYTKSPDLDQKYWYCTELVWGAYLDVGIDIQPRPRPTVQPWEIYYHPDIREIGGMKNGRFFWVEAEYTEEPL